The genomic window GGCTTACTTAGGTAAGGCTAATCCCCAACATATTTTTATATGACTTAGAGCTAGTTTGATCTTGGACCTAGCCAATCAAGACTGATTGCTAATGCTGATTAATAGCATACATTTAAGAGCTAATTTCTTTCGAACTTATCGCAAGATTGATTATggctaattataatatttttatcgaaACTTTCGTAGAAGAGGTTTTCTCTATGAGATGTATTTAGGACTAGTTTTTATATTTTGGATGGTGAATTTTTAAATTGTTAAACATCTATTGCCAATTGTGGATTTCCATTCCTGATAAGTTTCGACTAAATTTATTATGATATTTGGTATTTATctaaatactatttttatctatataaatataCGTATATACTTGATCCAACCAGAGGTATGGAGACAGCTTACTAGACCATTAGCTCAGTGTTCTTTTTCTCGTCTTTTTTACCAAATGTCCAGGAGCAACATGGATAGGTTTATGGACTAAGCACTGGAGTAGGGTTAAGCTGGTTTTCCCTCAATTAAAGAAATTGTATGGAAAATATTGTGTAACTTGGTGGCAATATCTCTATGTAGACTCTACTTGATTCACATAATTAATAATATCGGAATATTCTAGACACTATGTTCTACCACTACATGTTCTCGTGCATATATTTGTAAATTGAGAAACTCAGGCATGCCTTGCATATCTAATAGGCCAGATAGCCATCTATTAAATTCTTGGCTCATGCTGATTGATCGGGCATGACAGATAGTTTAACCTTTTTTAgacattaaaaatataatatatgtaCGCATTTTAAGGGTACTTATTATCAAGTAATGACAAGTGGCTAAGATAGTGGTTAATGTGATATTTAGACATTGAAAAACTATAATGGCAACACATAGAATGATAGCTTGGTAGAACAAGGTTATCATTTAAAGTAACAAACTGAGACTTCCTCCAAATGGTCATACGCTGCACTAAGCATCAACCAAAGCCTTTGGATTTAGGTCTTGGGTGGTTTATCTCTAGATATTTATACTGGCGATTAATGTtgcacttcaaaaaaaaaaaaaaagcgcctAAGAAACAAGAGATTTTCACTCAAAAATGGTACAAGGAaattattatgaaaaaatatacatAGCAGGCAAGAAGTTTCTTGTTTACTATTCTGCTCGTGGTGAAAGAGAATGTCAAAGTATAAATAGAGATAAGGTTTGCCTTAAAGGACTCAGCAAAGTGCATGCATTAATTACTTCTAGAATTTTGCAGTCAAAGCATGATCAGAGCTTCTGTGATAACAGTTCAATACAGTGCCTTCTGTGAACGTtgaaatttctaaaataaatcgCATGTGTTGTTAGAGAGCTTACAAGTTCCCTTGAACATCGCTAGAAATAGCTGATAAAGAGGAGTAAACAAAAAATGGGGAAAAGAGACCACAGATATGTGGATGATAGAGCTTATAATAACAAATGCTTACGTTctacaaataataataataataataacagatGCTTACCAATGTTTATGATGTGACAAGGCAATCCTCATATGAATCAGTAGCAAAAGATTCATCAACACAGCACAACAAACAAATATCATACAACTTTCTAATCAATGCTAGAATTGACCATGGCCTGTCATGAATATCAGGAAAATGCTGGAAATTGGCATGTCCATCTACTTGACACAAAAATATGCCACATCCCATGTGCTATCTGTTTCAGATGGCCCTGCTCCTCGAAAGTAACAAACTACATCAAACCCCATGCTGCAACGTGGTGCTCAACCTATCCACAAGCAAGCCAGCATGCAAATCTCATTTCATAAACATCCACCTCATGAACAGTTGAACCGTTCAGATTTACAATATCCAAAAATACAAGCAACTTGAAATGTTGAAAATGTAGCATAATTTATTACTTAAAAGTCTGCTATTTACAGGTAAACTTCTCTAAGAAATTCTCAAGCAAAAGCAGGATAAAATTTAAACCTTGGTTCATGCACTGCTGCACCATGTGAGCTCATCCTTCAGCACATGCTCCCAGTCTGACGACAGGCTACCAGACCCTCCTGTAACATTTTGCTTCCACTGCTGATCAGGCATGCATGACTGACTGACTAGGCCATTTGCTGTGCATACAGGAGATTCTCTGGCTGTTGACTCTGAATTGTTGTTTAGATACAGTTCATTTCCATCATTGGCATTTGCATCAAGATGCTGAATGTTGGAACTGCTATTTAGTAAAGAACTTTTGCTGGGTTCATCTTCAGCATACAGCTGTTCGTTCTTCTGCATGAAGCTCAAGTCAGCAAGCTTTGTTGGCATGAAGTTCTCTGACTTCTCCCTAGCAGTATTTTCACCACCTGAATTGCACATGCCATCTTTTCTTCCCAAGCAACCTTCAACATCCACAGAGTCAAGTAGCTTTGGATGCTCTCCTAAATTGTTAAAGTTTACATGATCAATCCGTCCTCTTAGAATACTGAGTCGAGCCATAACAGAGGAATCAACCTCATCTGCCTCGTTTGTCTTTACTTCATGAGGCTTCCAACAACTGACAGGTTCATCTGGAGTATATGACTGTTGATTCTGCTGAAAAAAAGTCAAATCAGCAGACTTTGCTGGCAGGTACTTCACTCCAGCAGTACTTTCACTGTCTAAATTAATGCTGCACACAGTCTCTTTCGTTTCCAAGCAGCCTCCAGGATCCACAGAGCCCAGTTTTTCTGGATACTCCTCTGTGCTAAGAGAGTTTGAAATATCTCCCCGTTGTTTTAGAACTCTGAGTCTTGCCATAACAGAGGAATCAACCTCGTCTGTCTTGCTTGTGTTTACTTCATGTGGTTTAAAGTAACTGCTAGGTTCATCAGGAGTACATGATTTTTGATTCTGCTGACTAAATCCCAAATCAGCAAGCTTTGCTGGGACGTAATTCAGTCCAGCAGCATTTCCACTATCTAAATGAGGGCTGCATACAGCTTTTAGAACTCGGAACCTATTTAAAACAGAGGCATCAACTTCATCTGCCCAGTTTGCTTTTACTTCGTGAGGTTTCATAGGACTCTGTTTGCCTACGTAAGCCTGCTGGGTCGAAGTATCGCATGAGTTCTCTTCAGCTTTGTATCGTGGTCCATCATTCACATTTAGGTAGTTCACCAAATTCAAACTTCTTAGTCTGGTCAAATGTGAAAGTTTTCGTTCCATATCTGATGAATCATGAAAATTTGCTGCAATGAGACAAAATTGTTAGATATCAAACACAGAACTCCAATAAACAGCCAAAAAGTCTTCAGTTAAAATCAGAATTTTAACCTCTTTGGTGGCACTTGTCATTTTCCATCTCAAGCTTCATACGTGCAAGTTCATACTTCATCGAACACAATGCAATTTCTGCCTCGATCCACAGATTCTTGTACAACAGAGTCTGAGGGTCCTCTTCCTGGTCAAAACCTCTCTTTGAAACCTTGTGTAAGGCCTGCGGATGACAAACAGGCGTGCATGATACATGCTGATGGGAAGAAAAGAGTTTACACAGATAATGGTGCTATCTTGAGATCAAGCAATACCTGGGCCATGTGCATGCTGCAATCTGCATCAAAACCTACAGAACAAACATCCTTGACCTTATCATTGTCCACACCAAGCCCGCTAGAAGGCATCCTATGCTTCATGCCTTTGGCACCTTCATTGTTGCTCGTTTTTGGATCATCAACAATCTTTGGAACATCCACTTGAGGTGGAACAGCCTCCATCCCAAAAACATTAGAAGTCTCCTTTGCAACATCCTGAAAAAAGTCATATGGAAGCAGAATTCATCCACTGGATTTCATGAACATAACCATGCGATATTAACATAATTCTGAAGCATTAAATAAAGCACAGAAAATTATACCAGATATAAGAACCTTTTTGACTATATAATTTCTAAAGAAAtctgtgatgaaaattttcagcaaaagataataatttaaaagattaacCATGATGAGGAAAGAACAGTAGAGTTGAACAATATACAACAGACAATAAAGCCAAACTTCCGTTTGGTTGTTGGAAGATATGGATGTGGTGTTACACCTATTGTGCTTTAATTTTCCCTTGCATggaaaaaaacagaaaaaagagAGACAGACTGGGAgatataaaataagaattataaaattgGTTCCATTTATACATACATGGACATATCAGGGGTGCTTTGCCAGGTAGAAAGAAATCAACAGTGCAACCAAGTTCTCTGATGAACAAGCTCGGTTAGATCGAGCATGCAGTATATATGGATCGGGAACATTATCCTCAACATCCATGAAGATCTTGCATGCCAAACTCATTGGGAAGAAAGACACTGATTCTAACAATAGAAATTAAACAGTTGAGATGAAAGGGAACAATCTTATTCTAAAGAAGACGTTTTCACATGTATCTGCAACAATTTGTACCTTCTAGATAGCTAATATGGGTATGTTTGCCTTTGATTATCTTAATCACAATAAGATCACCATGTTTTGCTATTCACAAAATGTCCATATAAACAAAAACTTGCTGGAATTACACCCCTGCTGTAATGTTTCACtactgtaaatggatctacattggatatctttttttttttttaataaggatttttttttttttggtaatgagGATATCCCTTTTCAAATTATGGCATGGAGAGGAAATCTGGATGTGTTATCTCCCAGTAATGGTGCACCTGAGGCTACTGCATGTCTATTAACTTTCATTGCCGCAGCCACCACAATGGTATTGACACTAAGCTTAGCAGCAACCACATCACTCACTGCCTACCGCCCCATCCAGCACTGCCCTTCCATCATAACCACCATCCGTCCAATGCAAGACCTTTACCATTGCCACCCATTATCAACCATCACCAGTCTCACCATTTCATTATTTCAGCACTCCCACCAGACATCTGCCACTCCAACATGATCAGCTCTGTCAAGGGGGATCAGACGACTAGGCTGATATGGAGGATCAATTTGGTCTCCAACCCACATCTGTCTCAGAAATATAGAATCAAAATGTTATGCACAACCAATCTAAGGACTTTGCTTAAAGAGTTAAAAGCAACATCAATGATGTGTCACCTTTAGTGACCATCTGGCAAGCTCGAGAGTCGAGACCAAGTTCACGAAACATGAAGAAAGGAATGTGTGACTGAGTTACAGAAACCAAGGGCCAAGGTCACAGGCTATGGAAGCATAGGAAAGACCACTAACTCTCATGGAGAAGGTAGTGGCCTTCCAAATTCTCAGAATAATGAAACACCAAAGAATAGGGTCCTAAAATTAATGAGCTCCTATATAGCCCAGCTGACAAAGTTGAGAATTTATCATGGATGCAATGCTTTGGTAAAGCTACCATGTCAAGATCAAGATAGGTGTTTGTTGGGAAGATGTAGCAGAAAATATAGCCCAATCTTAGTTGCCAAAATCAGGAACAGGTGCGGATCCAGACAAGCAGATATTCTAGACACTTTTAGTAAGGAGGCGCTGAGGAAGCTAGAAGATTCTGACTACTAAGGGCCCACTTtatcctcctcccctccccccccccccccaaacccCAAAAACAAAAACCCAACAACCAGAAAagcagagatagagagagagaaagagagagaggaattcATGGCACATAACAACTAAAAAGAAGCATGATGGAGTTCTAAGTAAACTTCAAGGTTGGTTAAAACATATGGCCAAGAAGATTTACAAGGATTGGTTCCTCTCCTTGATGGCATGCAAACATAGGTGACCCAAAAGTTCCAAAGTTATGTGACCTACAAGTTGAACATTGTCATGGCTATAGTCCAGAGGTAAATTTGATCCTCTAGTTCCCAGCCACCAATATTATGCATGAGAACAGCTAAGGAGAGCAAGAAAGCTGGTCGCCAAAAGGGATTTCATGAAGACCAAAGTAAGGATAAGCCATCACTTGCCAGTGAATGTCTTTACGAAGTCCAAACTGAGGAGTGCACAGGCATGGAGGACCCCAAGATAGGTGCAATTTGGCTCAATGTCATAAAGTGGCAAAcatgtaccagaatgcctcttaaGCAATCACGTACCTTTTCTTATGAGAAATAAGGAGCATGTACAGCCAAATTATTATAAGGCTCCAGTAAGGAAACGTGTTCATCTTTTCAAAGGACTTAGAAAGCGGAAGGAAAGGCTGTAGTAACATGGACTGAAGTTGTAAGAGAAAATTTGAAACATCTTAAAATAACATCAAAAACAGCTTTTGATAGGAATTATTGGCAAATTTGAATTCTTAAAGCTGACCTCAAATAGTTGGACAAGTCTTAATGGTCATGGTAATGGTTTGCAATCATAAGATTGAACATGGAGAATTGCATGGGTAGGATGACACTGATTAATTATGCATAATGGCAAGACAATGCTATCTTGCTGAAAAGATCACTTGAGCACACAATGTATGTCTTATACATTTTACACTTTCCCTGTATCAACTGCCACTCCCACATGGACAGAACCAATGGCATGAGAAAAATAGTTAGTTGTGGGACATGAACACCCTCATGCACCAATGACCAAAAAACCATCATCCATCATAAAGAGACATCAAGAAGAGAATAAACTAGAAGAATTGCCGGTGGGGATCACTATTCTATCAAGTTAATTAATAAATTCAACGTTATCTTCTAAAGGCAAAGTTGGAGCTAGATGTAGATTGCTCAATCTAGCACTTAGGCTATGTTTGGAATTGTTGTTAGCAGTGGAGCTTTTGGAGGCTTTTGAAGTAAAGCTTTTTGAGCCTTTTGAAGTAGAGCTTCTGAAAGTAGAGCTTTTACAAAAAGCTATTAACGTTTGGTAACCATATTTATAAAATGCTTTAGAACTTTAACATATGTTtggtaactaaaataaaaaaaatatttttagtatgataaaaaaataataaaaaatattgcaTAGTATTGTATAGTagagaataatataatataatattatattaattatatattaagatattattatactatatactattattatcatataatattacataatattataatacaatatcatattattataattataatataatttataatgtaatataatatattagttataatctaatgtaataatagattataatataatataatatattatattatattattataatataattatgttATAttcttattaaaatattattatgttgtattgtattattataatgtaataatattataatagattatattatatgtctataacataaatattattatattttaaaatattattttattatataatattattatgatataataaaatataatataatatatactataatataatattattataattatgatataatatataatgtaatataatataatggattataatccaatctaataataaattataatataatagattatgttatatatataacataaatattattgcattttaaaatattattttattgtataatattattatcatataatgtaatataatataatatatactatattattataattatgatgtaatatataatgtatataatataattgattataatctaatctaataataaattatattatattatattataaaatattatattatcaataaatattgttatatcaaattatattttaataatataataatactataatagattatattatatatttataatataataatacaatatGATATAATTACAAGATTGTTAGTGGGTATTTTgtcattaaaaaattttcatttaaaTCAAAACAGCTTTCCGACATTAGTTAGAAagcactttttaaaaaaattttaaaatagagcTTTTCCAAGTAAACCTTTTCAACTTTCTAGCAAAGTCAAAATAGCTTCCTGATTTTTTACCAAACGTTACTGTATTACCCCAAAGTGCTTTCTGAAAATCAAAAAGTATTTTTTGGCACTCTAAAAGCTTGGCCAAACAGGGTCTTAGTCACTTCTGAAACATCTTCAAGTAGCATTCATGCATCCAGTAAAGACCAAAGTAGGTCCACATACACCAAAGAATCAATAAGACTACCAAAAAAAAggatatttaatttacatagctCTTTGATTAGATGCTTCTTTTACAAACTCAATCTAAGTTGAGATATCCTTGCTGGAGACTATGAAATGCTCTAGTCAAAATGCATGCAAGGTTCAGGAATTTGTGGTCATGTGATATTGGTTGCTTTGGATTTCATCTACAAACTCATGGACAAGCTCTTTTGACCCCATATGACAAATAAAAACCATTTAAGAGAATATTCAACGTCTAATCATGTTTAGCCAATGAAAGAGAATCCAAATCTACAGAAAGAGGGAGAAGTGTTTCTTTGCCTACAAATTGTCATGTCGAATTGGGCAATGATTTGAAATGACAAGGTGCAGTAATTTAGTGGAAAGCTCCTTCAAAGGTCAGCCAATATTTTTCTAGGACTTGTTAACTAATATGGATTGTTCATCAAGCTTTCAGCCTTGACCCCATTAACTAACTTTTTGAGCAAATGATAATACAAGGTGCGAGACACAAGTGGGAGGAGGAAGTTTGCAAGTACATTTTGGAACTAAAGAAGGCCATGATAGAGAAGATGACACTGAGGTTGTTGGAACATGCCTTCTGGAGCTGTGAACAAGCAGAGCTAGCCTTACTACAGTTGGATTATTTGTGCATGAGGGGCAACTCATGGGACTACAAGTTCCAGAAGCCATTGAGAAACTTTAAGATAAGGAGATGTTGCATCATCTAAAAAAGAATTGAGTGACTACCTACTCATCCTCGGATTAAACCATCTGAAAGCTATTTCCATGCCTGACAGGATAACTAGCACCACTAAAAAAATGTACTTACAGTGAACCCTTACAACATTTATATAATAATCAGAAGAAAGACTAATTTATGCTTACATCTTCAAAATGACATTGAAACCTTAGTCAAAATTTTTATCTCAGTGCTATTAGACAAATCATTTCCACCAACTTATTCTCTCATTTATGAACATTGGAGCTAAATCTTGATCAAGAAAGTTTAGCATATACTAAACAGATACAAATTtccttttaaatatttatcatGATAATTGAAGCACAAACATCTTTTAGTTACATATCCAGCTTGATTATTTATTGCTATACTCTGAATTGATCATTTTAGCAGAGTACTTGTTGAAACATCTTCATCAACATGCTTGAAATCACTCACTCTTATAGTCAAGCACAAGTATCAGTGCCTTCTACAGCCTTGAATCCATTCTAAAGATTGGTCCTCTAATATCAACTAAATTTTCCAAATGAAGATCTCAAAAGGAGACAACTATACCTAATACCTGCTGGTTATGTTAAGAGCCAAAGGAACAAATCATACATAACATCCAGTTAATGTAGTGAACTGCATACCGTACAGCCATAAAGATAATTAAAATTTACTTATGAAAAGTTGATTCCTGACATTATGAAACTAAGATAAGCTACAATAATAACAAAATTCATAACACAATTCATACCTTTCTGTTCTTGACAAGGCAAGCTTTGAGATTGTCAATTACTTGATGCAGAAGTTCACGGTCATGCTCTTTCAAGTCGTTGACATCTCTGTCGTAACGAGAGAAAAGCAATTCCGATAAACCATGCAGAGCCTTAACAATAGGTTCAGGATCTTCTCCTGGGGGGTAACATACACCTGCAGGATCAGATGAACCTGGTAGTTCAACATTTTTACTAGGAATGGCAACTTCAGAAGAAGATGATTTCATGATGTGGTCTCTAGCACAGCAACTAAAATCAGATGAGCTATCTTGGCCTGCAACCTTAACATTCATCTCAGGATTTACCATTCCACCGACCACTGTGTTATGATAGGCAGAGGAAACACCCTCTTCTTCAACTAATTGTTTCAAGGCATGATCCTTCGGTCCAAAATCTGTATTTAGATATTTTGTAGCTTCAttattcttttcttcaagaatgtTTCCTACTTGGCCGCTATTCTCAAAGCCAGGCTCTGCCCAACCTGAACATTCTCCTTTAGCATCttcaaattttttatgcatacatgGCAAACCAACTGAAGAGGGTTCTCCTGGATAAGATAAAGAAGAATCTTTTTGGTTCTCCCTGCAAATTGAACTTAGAAAATGTTCTGAAGATGGAATTCCTACATATTTGGCACTGACTAGAAGATGCTTTTGACCTTGATCCAAATCATTGTGACCTTTTAATTCCTTTACTACAGGACAACCATCTGCTTTGTCTCCAATGCCAAATGGATATTGACGAGAAGATGGAGCTCCTTTCCAACATGGTGAATCCACGGCAAGGCTATGCTGATCAAGTGGGTCTGAAGAAGTTTGCATGGAATTGTCAGGTTCAACAGAAGCACTAGCAGAGGCAGAAGAATTACCCAGGCTCAACCGTGTACTTCTTAACCCACATTTTGCCTCTGAGTAACAGTCCATAAGATTCCCGATTAGTGAGTTATGGCCTACAGGAAAATCATTTTTCATTGGAGAAGAAATTACAGAAGCACtgaattttcttttcatatttccagAGTCAACGCTCCGCTCCTTGTTACCCTCTTCAGTAATTTGACTGATCGTAGGCTCCTTAATCAGTACAGGCTCCTTCTGCTCACTTGTAATATagtcaaaataattaagattaaTTCCACATGGATTCACACGTTGAATAGACGAATATCCATTTTCTGACATAGCAGAATCCATTGATGAAAACATTCTTTCAGTCGACAGATCATATACTGAGGTTGAGGCAGAACATGCTGTAGCTGGATTGTACAACACTGGATTGCTTGAACATGAAGCAAGTTGTGCAGTATATTTATTGGTTGAGTTTAAATTAAAGGGATCGCATGCTTTCATAATAGATGTTGACTCTTGTGACCGAGAATAAGACAATCTGTCAAATAATGCACTTGGATCCAGAAGTGATGGTCCAAACTGGTCAAAAGGGAGAGTCTGGTTCTCCTTGTAAATAGCTGGGTACTTATCACCTAGCCATCCAGAGCTTTCAGGTCCATAGTGAAGATTTCTTGCTGAGGAGGTAGCACTATTTCCCTGAACAAGCGAAGCATCTTCACATACCATTAAACCTTCAGCAGCACCTCCTGCAAGATAGCATTGGCAGATGCTAGAAAAAAACGTGAAGCAATGACAATACCACATATGAAAATTATTGGAACCTAAACATACAATAGAATTACTGAAATGTAATGAAGGCAATTTTTAGTGGTTCAACGAAACTATGTCAAGAAACCATGATCTGCTAGAAGTCTTTTTACTTTTTAGAATGTCAGTTCCTGATTATACATGAGTATTAGACTAAGTTTCGACAAAAAAGTGAATCATGTGCTCTACTAATGGAGGACAAGAATATTGTTTAGGTACACAAAGTTCACCGTCTCGGTATCAAATCCCATACCAGTGCCATCCTGGTATAGTATCAATATACACCCAATTGTGGGGGTCAATTCAATGAATCATGATGTGTACCAGTTTAATACCAGTACAGTATGGTCTGTACAAAATGGTACTAACCGGTATGGGCGTACAGCATACCATGGGTAGATGTGAAGTGCATgcgaaaatagagaaaaaaagaaaacattcCTCATATCAACATTAAAGCAGCAGCAATTACCATCGATCAAACAATTCAATTAGCAGGAATTTGAAACTCCTAGTGATGGAGAAATTGATGGAACCCAACAAAACACATGAGATGTAACATCAGCAGGTTTATATACAGTTATGATAGTTGACCATAATGTAACAAGTTCCATTTACAAAAGGTTTTTGGCATGTTTTGTTTGGCCATCCCATGTATTTCTGCCTATATATTTGTCTGATGTCAGTGGTAATTAGCTCATATACTGCCCATCCACTAGTTTATTTT from Elaeis guineensis isolate ETL-2024a chromosome 4, EG11, whole genome shotgun sequence includes these protein-coding regions:
- the LOC105043247 gene encoding uncharacterized protein: MIPFGGGGPSAGGDGGPPPLLPSSSFCSSILSPLAPPFTVDRCYVAYPQPMSAAGDWPPPSAAASAATSSRLSSLTSGIRSIPSSSVFESANMYYPSYAPIGGGLPGSGDDGFKPLPGLEGYGGMDSGPWSGPFLGEELGKDKGFDRSSSWMDPSSSYWASAFYKGGAAEGLMVCEDASLVQGNSATSSARNLHYGPESSGWLGDKYPAIYKENQTLPFDQFGPSLLDPSALFDRLSYSRSQESTSIMKACDPFNLNSTNKYTAQLASCSSNPVLYNPATACSASTSVYDLSTERMFSSMDSAMSENGYSSIQRVNPCGINLNYFDYITSEQKEPVLIKEPTISQITEEGNKERSVDSGNMKRKFSASVISSPMKNDFPVGHNSLIGNLMDCYSEAKCGLRSTRLSLGNSSASASASVEPDNSMQTSSDPLDQHSLAVDSPCWKGAPSSRQYPFGIGDKADGCPVVKELKGHNDLDQGQKHLLVSAKYVGIPSSEHFLSSICRENQKDSSLSYPGEPSSVGLPCMHKKFEDAKGECSGWAEPGFENSGQVGNILEEKNNEATKYLNTDFGPKDHALKQLVEEEGVSSAYHNTVVGGMVNPEMNVKVAGQDSSSDFSCCARDHIMKSSSSEVAIPSKNVELPGSSDPAGVCYPPGEDPEPIVKALHGLSELLFSRYDRDVNDLKEHDRELLHQVIDNLKACLVKNRKDVAKETSNVFGMEAVPPQVDVPKIVDDPKTSNNEGAKGMKHRMPSSGLGVDNDKVKDVCSVGFDADCSMHMAQALHKVSKRGFDQEEDPQTLLYKNLWIEAEIALCSMKYELARMKLEMENDKCHQRANFHDSSDMERKLSHLTRLRSLNLVNYLNVNDGPRYKAEENSCDTSTQQAYVGKQSPMKPHEVKANWADEVDASVLNRFRVLKAVCSPHLDSGNAAGLNYVPAKLADLGFSQQNQKSCTPDEPSSYFKPHEVNTSKTDEVDSSVMARLRVLKQRGDISNSLSTEEYPEKLGSVDPGGCLETKETVCSINLDSESTAGVKYLPAKSADLTFFQQNQQSYTPDEPVSCWKPHEVKTNEADEVDSSVMARLSILRGRIDHVNFNNLGEHPKLLDSVDVEGCLGRKDGMCNSGGENTAREKSENFMPTKLADLSFMQKNEQLYAEDEPSKSSLLNSSSNIQHLDANANDGNELYLNNNSESTARESPVCTANGLVSQSCMPDQQWKQNVTGGSGSLSSDWEHVLKDELTWCSSA